CCCGGAAACTTTCTTCTATTTTCCATAATTGATGGTAGTTTGCCAAGACTTCTTCGTTCGTCATATCCATTTTACTATACTGTATGCCGTAGTAACCATCCCATTTTGCATCTTCATCTATTCGTTCTTGGTCTATTTCAGCAGCTTTTGTATTGGTACTCTCCGCCATTTTCAGGAATCGGTTAGCCCCCTTTTTGTTTTGCAAGTCCGCTCCGTTGTCTAATTTGACTTTTGCTTTTTGTATTTGTCTTTCCCTGTCTCTTGCGTCTTTGGCTGCCCTTTTGGCACTCCAAGTAATTAGGAGTTTATCTTGCAATTTTTGTTTCTTTTTATTGGCATCGCTGTAGGTTGTTTCGTAATCCAACACTTTCCAGCTAAATGTTACTTCACCCGTATCCTCGCACACAGTCTTTGTCTCCATATCATTGGTTGCCAAAATCTTTTGTACCAACTTTTGGGGCATCGATTTTAAGCGGGCACTAACAATGTAGTCATAACCCGCTTGACGTATTAAATGAAAATTTTCTTTCGAGTTGAGACCTTTGTCGGCTACTACAATGACTTTTCTTATATTAAACTGCTTTTTCTAACATTTTCAGCGCATCTACCATCGTCTGACCATCAAAAGTATTACCCCGGAAAAAGATCGTAGCCTATCGGTCTGCCTGTGCTATCTATAAATAAGCCCATCACCACTTGTACTTCATTAAACTTTCCAGCTTTGCTAAACCCAAATTCGCGTAAAGCATCTGCTCTGTTTGTCTCAAAGTGATAATTCGTTACATCATAAAAAGCAACTTCGATGGGCTTAGCATAAACGCCTTTTTTATGGTAAAACAGTTGTGTCTCAATTGCCTGCTTTTTATCACACAAAAAATCTAAACTTCGGTAAATTTCTTGCAACCCAATTATGTTTCACAGCCCATAAAACAATTTCTGATCTTTAAATGCTTGATGTTTTGATTTGCTTTTCAACAGACGATGAAGCACACAATAGAAAATCACCTCTTCTATATCGAACTTTATCCTTGTTCCCTTAGCACATTTTTTGATAATTTCTCCGATGCCAAGTTGCTCCCATACTTTTTTATAGACCAAATGACCATAACAGAAGCGTGCAGTTTCCTGCAAATTCTCTGCCCCAATGCAAGGCGTGTTATTCAATGACAGCAATTTCTGCCCAACTGATAGTAGGAATCCTGAATCACGCAACTGGTCAAGGCGACCAAAGTTGGCAATTACCTTGTGCTTGGTAGTCTTTCCTTCACGAAAAGATTCCACTAACTGAATATACGTATGGTTTTTTAGATTTAGTGGCTTTTACAAACATACCGCAAATGTAAGCATATTGTCTTAAAAACAATAGCCTAAGAAAAGAAGTTGCCACTACAATTGCGGTTTTTTATTTCTTATTATCATTGATTATTAACGGGTTATCTCATTTAACTGTCAAAGTCAGGAAAAGGGTAGGTTTTCACTTCCATAGTATCGAGCGAAAGCCTTAGTAAATCCATCACTTCTTCGGCTACTTCCCTGGGAAGCAAGTCAGTCATTTTATTTCCGACAAAGGCGGCAGAAGGAATAGGATTGTCGGTTTTCTCCGGAATATAATCGAGATAAATACCCTCTCTGTTTACTCTAAACATCAAATCAGGAACGGCATCGAGCAGGGCTTTTTGGGTTTGTTCGCTATTTTTTAGAGCTAATTCTGCCTTTTTGCGGTCGGTGATGTCGCTGATAACTATCACCACTCCAGATTCTTCCCCTTTATTATTGCTTTTATACGGACGGGAATGAATTTGCCAAAACCGTTCTTCAGAAGACTGTAGATGAACCACGCTCCATTCTTCACCTACAACAGGGTGTCCTTTTAGTGCCCGGACAAAAGGTTGCTGAAGTCCCGATATTTTTATAGCCCCGGAAGGCAGGTAAAACCGGTAGTTTTGTTCCACCCATTCAATCAGATTGGTATTTACCTGATG
This is a stretch of genomic DNA from Sphingobacteriales bacterium. It encodes these proteins:
- a CDS encoding IS1634 family transposase, with protein sequence MRKVIVVADKGLNSKENFHLIRQAGYDYIVSARLKSMPQKLVQKILATNDMETKTVCEDTGEVTFSWKVLDYETTYSDANKKKQKLQDKLLITWSAKRAAKDARDRERQIQKAKVKLDNGADLQNKKGANRFLKMAESTNTKAAEIDQERIDEDAKWDGYYGIQYSKMDMTNEEVLANYHQLWKIEESFRVLKTTLSTRPIFHWTPKRIKGHFMTCFLAFMLERTVELTLKFANINLSPCSIKEELNQMQLSELTIDDKKYLLKGADTALTNKILSAFRIPPFKDLAPAN